From the Thermococcus guaymasensis DSM 11113 genome, one window contains:
- the glmU gene encoding bifunctional sugar-1-phosphate nucleotidylyltransferase/acetyltransferase: MKAVILAAGKGERLRPLTDDRPKVILKVANRPIIEYVMENLYPFVDEFVIVVRYEKEKVIETLGDEFGGKPITYVDQRPGEGTAKAVESAREHVGDEEFIVANGDIYFEVEAIKELVSAFRREKADAALVLKHFEDLSHFGKVEVEEGRVIGILEKPGKVPGYANLGIYLFRPDIFEFIKETPLSERGEYEITDTINLMIQAGRKVAYAVYSGYWNDIGQPWNLLELNEYLLKTKLKHEIRGTVEEGATIIPPVEIGEGTVVRSGAYIIGPVKIGRNSRIGPNCFIRPYTSIGDNCHVGNAVEVKNSIIMDNSNAPHLNYVGDSIIGENTNLGAGTITANLRHDRGNIRVEIKGKLEDSGRHKLGAIIGHNVKIGINVSIYPGRKIGSYSRIGPGVVVDKNVPPRTMVLLRQEKVERGVV; this comes from the coding sequence TTGAAGGCTGTCATACTCGCGGCTGGAAAGGGTGAAAGACTGCGTCCCCTCACCGACGATCGGCCAAAGGTCATCCTTAAGGTCGCAAACAGACCGATAATAGAGTACGTGATGGAGAACCTTTATCCCTTCGTGGACGAGTTCGTAATAGTGGTCCGCTACGAAAAGGAGAAGGTCATCGAAACCCTCGGAGACGAGTTCGGTGGGAAGCCGATAACCTACGTTGACCAGCGCCCGGGTGAAGGCACCGCCAAGGCCGTAGAATCCGCGAGGGAGCACGTTGGGGACGAGGAGTTCATAGTGGCGAACGGAGACATATACTTCGAGGTTGAGGCAATAAAAGAGCTCGTATCTGCATTCAGAAGGGAGAAAGCAGACGCGGCGCTCGTTCTCAAGCACTTTGAGGACTTGAGCCACTTCGGCAAAGTCGAGGTAGAAGAGGGAAGGGTCATTGGAATCCTCGAAAAGCCCGGAAAGGTTCCCGGCTACGCGAACCTTGGAATCTACCTCTTCAGGCCGGACATTTTTGAGTTCATCAAGGAAACTCCCCTCAGCGAGCGGGGCGAGTATGAAATAACTGACACTATCAACCTCATGATCCAGGCGGGCAGGAAGGTCGCCTACGCCGTTTATTCCGGCTATTGGAACGACATTGGACAGCCCTGGAACCTGCTGGAGCTCAACGAGTATCTCCTAAAAACCAAACTCAAGCACGAAATCAGGGGCACTGTTGAGGAGGGGGCCACTATAATCCCGCCCGTTGAGATAGGCGAGGGAACCGTCGTCAGGAGTGGAGCCTACATAATCGGCCCAGTGAAGATCGGGAGGAACTCTCGGATAGGGCCAAACTGCTTCATAAGGCCCTACACGAGCATAGGGGACAACTGCCACGTCGGGAACGCCGTGGAAGTCAAGAACTCAATCATAATGGACAACAGCAACGCCCCCCACCTCAACTACGTAGGGGACTCGATAATCGGTGAGAACACCAACCTGGGGGCTGGGACGATAACCGCAAACCTGAGGCACGATCGGGGCAACATCAGGGTCGAGATCAAGGGCAAACTAGAGGACAGCGGCAGGCACAAGCTCGGAGCGATCATAGGCCACAACGTAAAGATCGGGATAAACGTCAGCATCTATCCAGGCAGGAAGATAGGGAGCTACTCCCGCATAGGGCCCGGGGTTGTCGTTGATAAAAATGTACCCCCTAGAACCATGGTTCTCCTCAGACAAGAAAAGGTTGAGAGGGGTGTAGTGTAA
- a CDS encoding preprotein translocase subunit Sec61beta, whose product MAKDKTTLPPTGAGLMRFFDEDTKAIKVSPKGVIAVTLVLIAFEVFLHIFGPSIFG is encoded by the coding sequence ATGGCGAAAGACAAGACCACTCTTCCCCCAACTGGCGCGGGGCTTATGAGGTTCTTTGACGAGGACACCAAGGCAATCAAAGTCAGTCCAAAGGGGGTCATCGCGGTAACACTTGTGCTGATAGCCTTTGAAGTGTTCCTGCACATCTTTGGGCCGAGCATCTTCGGGTGA
- a CDS encoding NOG1 family protein, whose product MKNPFEKMPTVLTADELIDKAFRRAERAASAYNPPGGKVAKARQREELRVRTVSNVVRDNLRKILDRTPGVSTLPKFYQELVDTLVDRDQFHKSLARVNWAVKTIRNLEQRHVEKIRFERDPKEIAKLRRAFYGRVADILHEIDDDLRYLNQARNVLKELPVVDLELPTVVIAGHPNVGKSTLLRALTNARPEVASYPFTTKGINVGQFEEHYLKYQVIDTPGLLDRPLSERNEVEKQAILALKHLGDVIVYIFDPSEYCGFPIEEQMHLFEEILREFGEFPFIVAINKVDIADEEKVKAVEEFVRSTGLEPVKISALTGEGLEELKKRVIEIVEPKARELAKKIMEKELSKFRGEL is encoded by the coding sequence ATGAAGAATCCGTTTGAGAAGATGCCGACGGTTCTTACCGCTGACGAGCTCATCGATAAGGCCTTCAGAAGGGCCGAACGGGCCGCCTCAGCCTACAACCCGCCGGGCGGGAAAGTGGCCAAGGCGAGGCAGAGGGAAGAGCTCCGCGTTAGAACCGTTTCGAACGTCGTCCGCGACAACCTGAGGAAGATACTCGACAGGACGCCGGGAGTTTCAACGCTCCCGAAGTTCTACCAGGAGCTCGTTGACACGCTCGTTGACCGCGACCAGTTCCACAAGTCCCTAGCGAGGGTCAACTGGGCGGTAAAGACCATCAGAAACCTTGAGCAGAGGCACGTCGAGAAGATACGCTTTGAGAGAGACCCCAAGGAGATAGCAAAGCTCAGGAGGGCATTCTACGGCCGTGTTGCAGACATACTCCACGAGATTGACGACGACCTCCGCTACCTCAACCAGGCCAGAAACGTGCTGAAAGAACTCCCGGTGGTTGACCTGGAGCTCCCGACGGTGGTCATAGCGGGTCATCCGAACGTGGGCAAGAGCACCCTACTCAGGGCGCTGACCAACGCAAGGCCTGAAGTAGCGAGCTACCCCTTCACGACCAAGGGCATAAACGTCGGCCAGTTCGAGGAGCACTACCTCAAGTACCAGGTCATAGACACGCCGGGACTTCTCGACAGGCCGCTCAGCGAGAGGAACGAGGTGGAGAAGCAGGCGATTTTAGCTCTGAAGCACCTTGGGGACGTTATCGTCTACATCTTCGACCCGAGCGAGTACTGCGGCTTCCCGATCGAGGAGCAGATGCACCTCTTCGAGGAGATACTGAGGGAATTCGGCGAGTTCCCGTTTATCGTGGCCATCAACAAAGTCGACATTGCAGACGAGGAAAAGGTTAAGGCCGTTGAGGAGTTCGTCCGTTCAACGGGGCTTGAGCCGGTTAAAATTTCGGCACTGACCGGGGAAGGCCTGGAAGAGCTCAAGAAGAGGGTTATCGAAATCGTCGAGCCCAAAGCTCGGGAGCTTGCGAAAAAGATCATGGAGAAGGAGCTCTCAAAGTTCAGGGGGGAGCTCTAA
- a CDS encoding DEAD/DEAH box helicase, with protein sequence MLFVIRPGRKKNELEAFFIENEPEKLSEMKNLKAERIYRLIMREGRLFKVLEGSQYRNPKEIEKLLRGARIILVDADEWEDYFKRRLQNKRVEKAELCRLCLLEGRITVLTPGNRIKYRSEYICERCAEDELKRELRFRFNSIAMFDQAKKLLDRFRDLDKVLYAFDPRFDPTRHPEITKWDELKAKHVKVEKIKVDELPLPEKFKSVLKEEGVNELLPVQSLAVKNGLLEGENLLVVSATASGKTLIGELAGVPKAMRGKKLLFLVPLVALANQKYEDFKRRYSKLGLRVAIRVGMSRIKTKDELVVVDTGIDADIIVGTYEGIDYLLRAGRRIGNVGTIVIDEIHTLDDEERGPRLDGLIARLRKLYPKAQFIGLSATVGNPEELAKELDLRLVLYDERPVDLERHIIIVRNESEKWRHIANLCRAEAMRKSKQGYKGQTIVFTFSRKRTHELSAYLTSKGLKAKPYHSGLPYKQRKLTEMEFLAQRLDVVVTTAALGAGVDFPASQVIFESLAMGNKWLSVREFHQMLGRAGRPLYHEKGRVYLIVEPGRKYSAQMESSEDEVAFKLLTAPIEPVQVEWSDELEQDNVLAHSCVFKGLDVIEEVQERCLGANQSAEKVLEKLEEFDLVKLKKPLVEVTPYGRAVSMSFLLPKEAEFIRKNLREKPARWIVLKLYPFENLYLSGTLQRELEGAVRGRLSANVFSPSFASILDELDKVIPELSPNAAERLFTIYQEFFMCGEEDCTEYAMERVGNLIIELRRSGKHPTQIAEHFRKVYGLIVYPGDVFTWLDGIVRKLEAIERIARVLHVRGAEEEARILRKEIEEGRTISGESKERKDGGNYRGHSARGHRRPENRPRPKGRR encoded by the coding sequence ATGCTGTTCGTAATCAGACCCGGAAGGAAGAAAAACGAGCTTGAAGCGTTTTTCATCGAGAACGAGCCCGAGAAGCTCAGCGAGATGAAGAACCTCAAGGCAGAGAGGATATACCGCCTCATAATGCGGGAGGGAAGGCTCTTCAAGGTTCTTGAGGGGAGCCAGTACCGCAACCCAAAGGAAATAGAAAAGCTCCTCCGGGGAGCGAGAATCATCCTCGTGGATGCGGACGAGTGGGAGGACTACTTCAAGCGCAGGCTCCAGAACAAGCGCGTTGAAAAGGCCGAGCTGTGTCGCCTGTGCCTCCTTGAAGGCAGGATAACCGTGCTGACGCCGGGCAACAGGATAAAGTACCGCAGCGAGTACATCTGCGAGCGCTGTGCGGAGGACGAGCTAAAGAGGGAGCTCCGCTTCAGGTTCAACAGCATAGCGATGTTCGACCAGGCAAAAAAGCTCCTCGACAGGTTTAGGGACCTGGATAAGGTTCTCTACGCATTCGACCCGCGCTTCGACCCGACCAGGCACCCTGAGATAACGAAGTGGGACGAGCTTAAGGCGAAGCACGTCAAGGTCGAAAAGATAAAAGTTGATGAGCTCCCCTTACCCGAGAAGTTCAAATCAGTCCTCAAGGAGGAGGGCGTTAACGAGCTCCTCCCCGTCCAGAGCCTCGCCGTTAAGAACGGCCTCCTTGAGGGAGAGAATCTACTCGTCGTTTCCGCGACTGCGAGCGGAAAAACGTTAATCGGCGAGCTTGCCGGCGTCCCGAAGGCTATGCGGGGCAAAAAGCTCCTCTTCCTGGTTCCTCTCGTCGCTTTAGCAAACCAGAAGTACGAGGACTTCAAAAGGCGCTACTCCAAACTCGGCCTCCGCGTGGCGATAAGAGTCGGTATGAGCAGGATTAAGACTAAGGACGAGCTCGTTGTTGTTGACACCGGCATAGACGCGGACATCATAGTGGGAACCTACGAGGGGATAGACTACCTCCTGAGGGCCGGGCGGAGGATAGGGAACGTCGGGACGATTGTAATAGACGAGATACACACCCTCGACGACGAGGAGCGCGGGCCGAGGCTCGACGGACTAATCGCGAGGCTGAGGAAGCTCTACCCGAAGGCCCAGTTCATAGGCCTGAGCGCGACGGTGGGCAACCCTGAGGAGCTGGCCAAAGAGCTCGACCTGAGGCTCGTTCTCTACGACGAGAGGCCCGTTGACCTTGAGAGGCACATCATCATAGTGCGGAACGAGTCGGAGAAGTGGAGGCACATAGCAAACCTCTGCAGGGCGGAGGCGATGAGGAAGTCGAAGCAGGGCTACAAGGGCCAGACAATAGTGTTCACATTCTCGCGCAAGAGGACGCACGAACTTTCGGCTTATCTAACGAGCAAAGGTCTCAAAGCCAAGCCCTACCACTCCGGCCTGCCCTACAAGCAGAGGAAGCTCACCGAGATGGAGTTTTTAGCCCAGAGGCTCGACGTTGTGGTCACCACCGCTGCCCTTGGGGCCGGCGTTGACTTTCCCGCGAGCCAGGTCATCTTCGAGAGCCTCGCAATGGGCAACAAGTGGCTGAGTGTGAGGGAGTTCCACCAGATGCTCGGAAGAGCGGGAAGGCCGCTCTACCACGAGAAAGGCAGGGTCTACCTCATAGTCGAGCCCGGACGAAAATATTCGGCCCAGATGGAAAGCTCTGAGGACGAGGTTGCATTCAAGCTCCTGACGGCGCCGATAGAGCCCGTCCAGGTCGAGTGGAGCGATGAGCTTGAGCAGGACAACGTCTTGGCTCACTCCTGCGTCTTCAAGGGGCTTGACGTCATTGAGGAAGTCCAGGAGCGCTGTCTCGGGGCCAATCAGAGCGCTGAGAAAGTCCTTGAGAAGCTTGAGGAGTTTGACCTCGTAAAGCTCAAAAAGCCCCTCGTCGAGGTTACCCCCTACGGAAGGGCCGTCAGCATGAGCTTCCTCCTGCCCAAGGAGGCGGAGTTTATAAGGAAGAACCTCCGCGAAAAGCCCGCCCGCTGGATTGTCCTAAAATTATACCCCTTCGAGAACCTCTACCTGAGCGGGACGCTCCAGAGGGAGCTTGAAGGTGCCGTGAGGGGAAGGCTGAGCGCCAACGTGTTCTCGCCGAGCTTTGCATCCATCCTTGATGAGCTCGACAAGGTCATCCCTGAACTCAGCCCCAACGCTGCCGAGAGGCTGTTCACAATCTACCAGGAGTTCTTCATGTGTGGCGAGGAAGACTGCACCGAGTACGCGATGGAGCGCGTTGGAAACCTCATAATCGAGCTCCGCAGAAGCGGGAAGCACCCGACACAGATAGCGGAGCACTTCAGGAAGGTCTACGGCCTAATAGTTTACCCAGGCGACGTCTTCACGTGGCTCGACGGCATCGTCAGGAAGCTCGAAGCGATAGAGAGAATAGCGAGGGTCTTACACGTGAGGGGCGCCGAGGAAGAAGCCAGGATTCTGAGGAAGGAGATAGAAGAGGGGCGGACGATAAGCGGGGAGAGCAAAGAGCGCAAAGATGGAGGAAACTACCGCGGACATTCAGCTAGGGGACATAGAAGACCGGAGAACAGGCCCAGGCCAAAAGGAAGGAGATAA
- a CDS encoding undecaprenyl-diphosphate phosphatase, which yields MVAEFINAVISSFLVLLAAIFPSSPVVFSIDPNLVVPAYSGVLVALLLYFRDIISRESVMAIKGFETAQLRYVTLASVLTIVLGFLPRVQVETRISVITGIAFAVLPAIAYGFKPLEGLRETFENEPTPVDALSVGIAQALAILFGLPRGGLSALALVLSGYDAKKILKFSLQVAPAYLVVEIIRAGQCQPRPKWLGPLTFTFSFFVTFLLVWVLFKLTERLESRTFLVFYGLVGVILYLMGVLI from the coding sequence ATGGTCGCTGAGTTCATAAATGCAGTTATTTCCAGTTTCCTGGTGCTGCTTGCCGCGATTTTTCCCTCATCACCGGTAGTTTTTTCCATAGATCCCAACTTGGTAGTGCCCGCATATTCAGGTGTTCTAGTAGCCCTGCTATTGTATTTTCGCGATATTATCTCAAGGGAATCCGTTATGGCAATCAAGGGATTTGAAACTGCACAGCTCAGGTACGTAACGCTGGCATCTGTTCTGACAATTGTTCTCGGCTTTCTCCCCCGCGTTCAGGTAGAGACGAGAATCTCTGTAATAACTGGAATTGCCTTTGCAGTGCTGCCCGCCATCGCTTACGGTTTTAAGCCTCTTGAGGGCTTGAGGGAGACTTTTGAAAATGAGCCAACACCGGTGGATGCGCTTTCCGTTGGAATCGCTCAGGCCTTGGCTATCCTATTCGGCCTACCGAGGGGGGGACTGAGTGCTCTGGCACTGGTTCTTTCTGGCTACGATGCAAAAAAGATCCTAAAGTTTTCGCTCCAGGTCGCACCGGCTTACCTAGTCGTCGAGATCATCAGGGCCGGCCAGTGCCAGCCGAGGCCGAAGTGGCTCGGACCCCTCACCTTCACATTCTCATTCTTCGTGACGTTTCTCCTGGTCTGGGTCCTGTTTAAGCTGACCGAAAGGCTTGAAAGCAGAACTTTCCTAGTCTTTTACGGTCTCGTTGGGGTTATACTGTACCTGATGGGGGTGTTAATTTGA
- the purM gene encoding phosphoribosylformylglycinamidine cyclo-ligase — protein sequence MLTYAQAGVDDEKTARALRGIIGLAKKTFEFRKDKIGRPSENLGHYSALLDFGDFYLAMTTDGVGTKVLVAEAVGKFDTIGIDMIAMNVNDLLCVGAEPVALVDYLAVREPDEKVFEEIAKGLYEGARQAGIAIVGGETAVMPDLINGFDLSGTAIGVAEKGRVITGEKIRPGDVVIGISSSGIHSNGLTLARKLLIPKYGLDYEYEGRKLWEWLLEPTRIYVKAVLELIESAEVHGLAHITGGGLNNLKRLTGYGFSLEMPPIEGIFKLIHENGVPLEEMFKVFNMGIGFVAIVPQEEKEEALDILNKHYESFELGTVTEGPGIRVENYRVRL from the coding sequence ATGCTGACCTACGCTCAGGCTGGAGTTGATGACGAAAAGACTGCAAGGGCCCTGAGAGGAATAATAGGCCTCGCAAAGAAGACCTTTGAATTTAGAAAGGACAAAATTGGGAGGCCTTCCGAAAACCTCGGCCACTACTCTGCCCTTCTTGACTTCGGCGACTTCTACCTTGCTATGACGACCGACGGCGTGGGGACGAAGGTTCTTGTGGCCGAGGCAGTGGGTAAGTTCGACACGATAGGAATAGACATGATTGCAATGAACGTGAACGACCTGCTCTGTGTAGGGGCGGAACCGGTGGCGCTCGTTGACTACCTCGCCGTCCGCGAGCCGGACGAGAAGGTGTTCGAAGAGATAGCAAAGGGCCTCTACGAGGGGGCCAGACAGGCAGGGATAGCGATAGTTGGTGGGGAAACAGCGGTGATGCCCGACCTCATAAACGGCTTCGATTTATCGGGAACTGCCATTGGAGTCGCCGAAAAGGGCAGGGTAATCACTGGAGAGAAGATAAGGCCCGGCGACGTCGTGATAGGAATCTCAAGCTCTGGAATCCACTCCAACGGCCTGACACTGGCAAGAAAGCTCCTCATCCCGAAGTATGGCCTCGACTACGAGTACGAGGGCAGAAAGCTCTGGGAGTGGCTTCTCGAACCGACGAGGATTTACGTAAAGGCAGTTCTTGAGCTGATAGAGAGCGCAGAAGTACACGGGCTGGCCCACATAACCGGAGGCGGGCTGAACAACCTCAAGCGCCTAACAGGCTACGGCTTCTCCCTTGAGATGCCGCCCATAGAGGGAATCTTTAAACTCATCCACGAGAACGGTGTCCCGCTGGAGGAGATGTTCAAGGTGTTCAACATGGGAATTGGCTTTGTGGCAATAGTCCCCCAGGAGGAGAAGGAAGAGGCCCTAGACATCCTCAACAAACACTACGAGAGCTTTGAGCTTGGAACCGTCACCGAGGGGCCGGGAATAAGGGTCGAGAACTACAGGGTAAGGCTTTAA
- a CDS encoding DUF835 domain-containing protein: protein MVHPIPVLNFLSRLVLFGAVAWKTYKTRDKGWALLAGAFFINVFDVESYILTPLGIEIPQPAYDIASKIPSFYIALLVLWGTIHLKYEKTNFNHVVYFAILLVASYVWLFLLAMDFFGDNFMAKALFPSWLFGGSLMYLSYVLWHYVVSNRLLDRLFPAGLFIVGVLNLTYPFGRPIEWYSNVAFFLAALGRLLAAIGAFVFVFYPLPEPMGDLKSVRSVPGAYIARDRKEVQRVLPNLFKNDLIAVTRQSIDEIRRDFTPASVVFWITKVQEGKVSDAPTVIAVPPTRLGILQDLIIKEIERGYRTVYIDAFEYLVMETGFQAAFKFLLTVKDFVVSKNGTVVVIVAPEALKEQEWRNMLREFTPLKDLKEQRTMKSE, encoded by the coding sequence ATGGTTCACCCAATTCCGGTTTTAAACTTTCTTTCGAGATTGGTGCTTTTCGGGGCAGTCGCATGGAAGACTTACAAGACCCGGGATAAGGGCTGGGCTCTCCTCGCGGGGGCATTCTTCATAAATGTCTTCGACGTTGAGAGTTACATCCTAACACCTCTTGGAATTGAGATTCCCCAACCGGCCTATGACATTGCCTCTAAAATTCCCAGCTTTTACATTGCTCTACTGGTATTATGGGGGACAATCCACCTGAAGTACGAAAAGACGAATTTTAATCATGTAGTCTATTTTGCGATTCTCCTGGTGGCATCTTATGTGTGGCTGTTCCTCTTGGCGATGGACTTTTTCGGAGATAACTTCATGGCAAAGGCTCTCTTTCCCTCGTGGCTCTTTGGAGGTTCTTTGATGTACCTTAGCTACGTGCTGTGGCACTACGTGGTTTCTAACCGTCTCCTCGACAGGCTCTTCCCGGCGGGCTTGTTCATAGTGGGTGTCCTCAACCTCACGTACCCATTTGGCAGGCCAATTGAGTGGTACTCGAACGTAGCCTTTTTCCTCGCGGCGCTGGGCAGGCTTTTGGCTGCAATTGGTGCTTTTGTGTTCGTTTTTTACCCACTCCCCGAGCCTATGGGGGACTTGAAATCCGTGAGATCAGTTCCGGGTGCGTATATAGCCAGAGACCGAAAGGAAGTGCAGAGAGTTCTCCCAAATCTCTTTAAAAATGACCTCATCGCAGTTACAAGACAGTCGATAGATGAAATACGGAGGGATTTTACACCTGCATCTGTCGTGTTCTGGATCACAAAGGTTCAAGAGGGGAAGGTCTCCGATGCTCCCACCGTTATCGCAGTTCCCCCAACGAGGCTTGGTATCCTTCAGGACCTCATAATCAAGGAAATCGAGAGGGGTTACAGAACAGTTTACATTGATGCCTTTGAGTACCTAGTCATGGAAACAGGGTTCCAGGCAGCGTTCAAGTTTCTCCTAACCGTGAAGGACTTTGTTGTCTCCAAGAATGGGACTGTGGTAGTGATTGTCGCCCCTGAAGCACTTAAGGAGCAAGAGTGGAGAAATATGCTGAGAGAGTTTACACCCCTAAAAGACCTTAAAGAGCAAAGGACAATGAAATCAGAGTGA
- the purT gene encoding phosphoribosylglycinamide formyltransferase 2: MIKLRDELGTAMTDSAQKVLLLGSGELGKEVAIEAQRLGVEVIAVDRYANAPAMQVAHRSYVGDMRNADFLFSVVEREKPDAIIPEIEAINLDALFELEKDGYFIVPNAKATWIAMHRERTRETLAKKAKVPTSRYAYATTLDELYEACEKIGYPCHTKAIMSSSGKGSYFVRGPEDVPKAWEEAKKKARGSADKIIVEEHIDFDVEITELAVRHYDENGELVTTFPKPVGHYQIDGDYHASWQPAEISEKAEREVYRIAKRITDVLGGLGLFGVEMFVKGNKVWANEVSPRPHDTGMVTLASHPTGFSEFGLHLRAVLGLPIPGEWVDGYRLFPLLTPAATHVIKANVSGYSPRFRGLARALSVPNATVRLFGKPEAYSGRRMGVAIAWGKSVEEAKRRAEMVAHSIELRTRSAEWHSQDYEKRKHLIK, translated from the coding sequence ATGATCAAGCTCCGCGATGAGCTCGGAACCGCCATGACTGACTCCGCCCAGAAGGTGCTCCTCCTCGGGAGCGGCGAGCTCGGGAAGGAGGTAGCGATTGAAGCTCAAAGGCTCGGTGTGGAGGTCATAGCCGTTGACCGCTACGCGAACGCGCCGGCGATGCAGGTGGCACATAGAAGCTACGTCGGGGACATGCGCAACGCGGACTTCCTCTTCTCGGTCGTCGAGAGGGAAAAGCCGGACGCGATAATCCCCGAGATAGAGGCCATAAACCTCGACGCCCTCTTTGAGCTGGAGAAGGACGGCTACTTCATCGTGCCGAACGCAAAGGCGACCTGGATAGCAATGCACCGCGAGAGGACGAGGGAGACCCTCGCGAAGAAAGCAAAAGTCCCCACCTCCCGCTATGCCTACGCGACCACTCTTGACGAACTCTATGAGGCCTGCGAGAAGATCGGCTACCCCTGCCACACCAAGGCGATAATGAGCTCCTCCGGTAAGGGCTCCTACTTCGTTAGAGGGCCTGAGGACGTCCCGAAGGCCTGGGAAGAGGCAAAAAAGAAGGCCCGCGGCAGTGCGGACAAGATAATCGTGGAGGAGCACATAGACTTCGACGTCGAGATTACCGAGCTGGCGGTGAGGCACTACGACGAGAACGGCGAGCTCGTGACGACATTTCCCAAGCCGGTCGGCCACTATCAGATCGACGGCGACTATCACGCGAGCTGGCAGCCTGCTGAAATCAGCGAAAAGGCCGAGCGCGAGGTCTACAGAATAGCGAAGCGCATCACAGACGTCCTCGGCGGCCTCGGCCTCTTCGGGGTTGAGATGTTCGTGAAGGGCAATAAGGTATGGGCCAACGAGGTCTCGCCGAGGCCCCACGACACCGGCATGGTGACTCTGGCTTCTCACCCCACCGGCTTCTCCGAGTTCGGGCTTCACCTGAGGGCGGTTTTAGGCCTCCCGATTCCGGGCGAGTGGGTTGACGGCTACCGCCTGTTCCCGCTGCTCACACCGGCGGCAACGCACGTCATCAAGGCCAACGTCTCAGGTTATTCGCCGAGGTTCCGCGGTCTGGCCAGGGCTTTGAGCGTCCCGAACGCTACCGTTAGACTCTTCGGCAAGCCCGAGGCTTACTCCGGCAGGAGGATGGGCGTTGCGATAGCCTGGGGCAAGAGTGTGGAGGAGGCAAAGAGAAGAGCCGAGATGGTCGCCCATTCGATAGAACTCAGAACTCGTTCAGCAGAATGGCATTCTCAGGACTATGAGAAGAGAAAACATTTGATAAAATGA
- a CDS encoding zinc ribbon domain-containing protein, with amino-acid sequence MEYSRIEKILASLFVVFLLLASINFLRELESIPQRPNYEYYQEKYGVNALLENQSRLRELDRQLFEVYQETKSNLTEAERIYLFKREEYRVALESGNVTEELKTEYLKAKGAYETAYRQYLGAKSAYEQTHEKLEEISSQIQELREKANEEYRRAYEVYKLKVLLLKLLFAVPLFMASLLLLRRYKNIYTSSLVAYSSLLLIYLLLSAIWSTVQLIGLSLFGAFSTLLALYYLRKEYFKPERVYKRRIAQDRCYNCGFPVKDDYLYCPNCGAELKEKCESCGALKPIHLKFCPYCGAETGKKGES; translated from the coding sequence ATGGAATATTCACGCATCGAGAAAATACTTGCGAGCCTGTTTGTTGTGTTCCTCCTTCTGGCAAGCATAAACTTCCTGAGGGAGCTTGAGAGCATTCCCCAGCGTCCTAACTATGAGTATTATCAGGAAAAATACGGTGTGAATGCACTCCTTGAAAATCAAAGTCGCCTAAGAGAGCTTGACAGACAGCTCTTCGAGGTGTATCAAGAGACCAAAAGCAATTTAACCGAGGCGGAGAGGATTTACCTTTTCAAAAGGGAGGAGTATAGGGTCGCACTTGAGAGCGGCAACGTTACCGAGGAGCTGAAGACTGAATACCTGAAAGCGAAGGGGGCCTATGAAACGGCCTACCGTCAGTACCTCGGGGCAAAAAGCGCCTATGAGCAGACCCACGAGAAGCTTGAAGAAATCAGCTCACAAATCCAGGAGCTCAGGGAGAAGGCAAACGAGGAGTATAGAAGGGCCTATGAGGTATACAAACTCAAGGTTCTCCTGCTGAAGCTTTTGTTTGCAGTGCCACTGTTCATGGCGTCGCTTCTGCTCCTCAGGAGATACAAGAACATCTATACCTCCTCTCTCGTGGCGTATTCGTCGCTGTTGCTCATCTACCTTCTCCTATCCGCGATATGGAGCACGGTTCAGCTTATCGGACTTAGTCTCTTCGGAGCGTTCTCGACACTCCTGGCCCTCTACTACCTGAGAAAGGAGTACTTCAAGCCCGAAAGGGTCTACAAGAGGAGGATTGCCCAGGACAGGTGCTACAACTGCGGGTTCCCCGTAAAGGACGACTACCTGTACTGTCCCAACTGCGGTGCAGAGCTGAAAGAAAAGTGCGAGAGCTGTGGTGCTCTAAAGCCCATCCACCTTAAGTTCTGCCCATACTGTGGTGCAGAGACCGGAAAGAAGGGAGAAAGTTAG
- a CDS encoding 30S ribosomal protein S8e, producing the protein MAIWQGRSLKKPSGGRIVLARKKRKRELGREPANTRVTDKVEKRKIIRTYGGNRKVRLIEAAYANVFEGGKGKKVKILDVIENPANRQYARRDIITKGAIIQTEIGKAVVVSRPGQDGVVNAVLIKEENA; encoded by the coding sequence ATGGCTATCTGGCAGGGAAGATCACTTAAGAAGCCTTCAGGTGGTAGGATCGTCCTCGCTAGGAAGAAGAGGAAGAGGGAGCTCGGTAGGGAGCCTGCTAACACCAGGGTTACCGACAAGGTTGAGAAGAGGAAGATAATCAGAACCTACGGCGGAAACAGGAAGGTCAGGCTCATTGAGGCCGCCTATGCGAACGTCTTCGAGGGTGGCAAGGGCAAGAAGGTTAAGATACTCGACGTTATTGAGAACCCGGCCAACAGGCAGTACGCAAGGAGAGACATCATTACCAAGGGTGCAATCATCCAGACCGAGATTGGAAAGGCCGTGGTCGTTAGCAGGCCCGGCCAGGACGGAGTTGTAAACGCCGTTCTCATCAAGGAGGAGAACGCCTGA